A stretch of Chrysiogenia bacterium DNA encodes these proteins:
- a CDS encoding glutathione S-transferase N-terminal domain-containing protein: MIDLYTAATPNGHKASIALEELALPYEVHPINLAKLEQKEPAFLRINPNGRIPAIVDRDEDGFAVFESGAILVYLAEKTGKLLPADAKGRSVVMQWLMFQMGGIGPMMGQANVFFRYAPEKIPFAIERYQNESRRLFEVLDARLAEAEYLGGAEYSIADIATYPWVATYPWSGVSIEGLDHVQRWIKLIGGRPAVQQGLKIPERIRVTDSKSEKEFVDGARKMLV; this comes from the coding sequence ATGATCGATCTCTACACTGCCGCTACGCCCAACGGACACAAGGCCTCGATTGCCCTGGAGGAGCTGGCGCTCCCCTACGAAGTTCACCCGATCAACCTGGCCAAGCTCGAACAAAAAGAGCCCGCCTTCCTCAGGATCAATCCCAACGGGCGCATCCCGGCCATCGTCGACCGAGACGAGGACGGCTTCGCCGTCTTCGAGTCCGGCGCAATCCTGGTTTATCTCGCGGAGAAAACCGGCAAGCTCCTGCCCGCCGACGCGAAGGGCCGCTCGGTCGTGATGCAGTGGCTCATGTTCCAGATGGGCGGCATCGGCCCGATGATGGGACAGGCCAATGTGTTCTTCCGCTACGCGCCCGAGAAGATTCCCTTCGCCATCGAGCGCTACCAGAACGAGAGCCGCCGCCTGTTCGAGGTACTCGACGCTCGCCTTGCGGAGGCCGAGTATCTGGGCGGCGCGGAGTATTCGATTGCCGACATCGCCACCTATCCCTGGGTCGCCACCTACCCCTGGTCGGGCGTGAGCATCGAGGGACTCGATCACGTCCAGCGCTGGATCAAGCTCATCGGCGGGCGCCCCGCCGTGCAGCAGGGCCTCAAGATTCCCGAACGCATCCGGGTCACGGATTCAAAGAGCGAGAAGGAATTCGTCGACGGGGCAAGGAAGATGCTGGTCTAA